A single window of Thermocrinis jamiesonii DNA harbors:
- a CDS encoding thioredoxin family protein, with protein sequence MLRTALSALLLGILFILSCQNKEVQTSSEVKDLIPKSQYAMLIVESESCIYCKQLDKDLRNDPRLKNALKGMDVLRLLAESNARVRYRLDGKEGETTEEELARALNVRAYPHIIFYDSKGNIVLRIPGYAPPKTLACAIEYVKNELYNKENINQYLKRENCV encoded by the coding sequence ATGTTAAGGACTGCCCTAAGTGCGCTTTTGCTTGGAATACTCTTCATACTGTCTTGCCAAAACAAAGAAGTTCAAACTTCCTCCGAAGTTAAAGACCTTATTCCTAAATCCCAGTATGCCATGCTTATAGTGGAAAGTGAGAGCTGTATATACTGTAAGCAGTTAGATAAGGACCTGAGGAACGACCCGAGGCTAAAAAACGCACTGAAAGGAATGGATGTTTTGAGGTTGTTGGCAGAAAGCAATGCAAGGGTAAGGTATAGATTGGATGGTAAAGAAGGCGAAACGACGGAAGAAGAGTTAGCCAGAGCACTAAACGTAAGGGCTTATCCTCACATAATCTTTTACGATTCAAAGGGGAACATAGTTCTGAGAATACCAGGATACGCACCACCAAAAACCCTTGCCTGCGCTATAGAATATGTGAAAAACGAACTATACAACAAAGAGAACATAAACCAGTATCTTAAAAGAGAAAACTGCGTTTGA
- a CDS encoding S1 RNA-binding domain-containing protein gives MGELERFENLLETTLGINKTLKRGEVVRGRIVKIDERTAYIDIGYKVEAIMPKEELPEGVKEGDEIKGILVKFSNGIPILSFKRYLKERLYGFLRSAYEKGKLVEGRVEEDLGNEYIVNISGLKAILPKSEARQGLRKNSRVIAKIKEFSASGDSLKVVLSEKDFIEQRRKRRKERILAKLKVGDVVDGKVIKIDPEKGVTLLVKNILRAFLPKEELSWGRDKNPYNYTEVGERLRVKVKRIPKDGEFIFVSLRELKGNPWEKAKESISKGQILSGKVVDITDKGVIVEIFEGVEGFVPKDEVSYDNTMPSKWDRVNVKVLEFEPNQRKLILSIKRTLPKPWEEYLKKHPVGSRVKGKVERFEGMSAIIDLGEVKGIIHRSDLSWTRPSRIEEALKIGEEREFAVLGLEGKYVKLGIKQLQENPWDVFVKKYKVGDKVKLKVKSVHSFGAFLEFPEGLEGLLPVSEMENIENIKVGDEVEVRIIDIIPNSKITLSAKEEKKTEEIITESSESGFTLGELLRKKMKL, from the coding sequence ATGGGTGAATTAGAAAGGTTTGAGAATCTTTTGGAGACAACGCTGGGTATAAACAAGACCCTGAAAAGAGGAGAAGTTGTAAGGGGGAGGATAGTAAAAATAGATGAAAGGACCGCATACATAGATATAGGTTATAAAGTGGAAGCCATAATGCCCAAAGAAGAACTTCCCGAAGGAGTAAAGGAAGGTGATGAGATAAAGGGAATTCTCGTGAAATTCTCAAACGGCATACCTATACTATCCTTCAAAAGGTATTTAAAGGAGAGGTTGTATGGATTTCTCAGATCTGCTTATGAAAAGGGCAAGCTTGTGGAAGGTAGGGTGGAAGAAGATCTGGGGAACGAATACATAGTGAATATAAGTGGGCTTAAAGCAATTCTGCCCAAGTCAGAAGCTAGGCAAGGCCTGAGAAAGAATTCAAGAGTAATAGCAAAGATTAAAGAATTTTCAGCATCAGGAGATAGTTTGAAGGTTGTTCTGAGTGAAAAAGACTTCATAGAACAGCGTAGAAAAAGGAGAAAAGAGCGGATACTTGCTAAATTAAAGGTTGGAGATGTGGTAGATGGAAAAGTTATAAAAATAGATCCAGAAAAAGGTGTAACCCTGTTGGTAAAGAACATACTGAGGGCCTTTTTACCTAAGGAAGAACTGTCTTGGGGTAGAGACAAAAACCCCTACAACTACACCGAAGTGGGAGAAAGGTTAAGGGTAAAGGTAAAGAGAATCCCAAAGGATGGGGAGTTTATCTTTGTAAGTCTTAGGGAATTGAAGGGTAATCCGTGGGAAAAGGCTAAGGAATCCATAAGCAAAGGGCAAATTCTCAGTGGGAAAGTAGTGGATATTACGGATAAAGGAGTAATAGTGGAGATCTTTGAAGGAGTAGAGGGATTCGTTCCAAAGGACGAGGTATCTTATGACAACACAATGCCAAGTAAATGGGACAGGGTAAATGTTAAAGTTTTGGAGTTTGAACCAAATCAGAGAAAACTTATTCTAAGTATAAAAAGGACCCTTCCTAAGCCTTGGGAAGAATACTTGAAGAAACATCCTGTGGGTAGCAGGGTAAAAGGCAAAGTTGAGAGGTTTGAGGGTATGTCTGCAATAATAGACTTGGGAGAAGTCAAGGGTATAATTCACAGGAGTGATCTTTCTTGGACAAGACCAAGTAGGATAGAGGAGGCGCTCAAGATAGGAGAAGAGAGAGAATTTGCGGTTTTGGGATTGGAGGGTAAATACGTAAAACTCGGAATAAAGCAGTTACAAGAAAATCCTTGGGATGTTTTTGTTAAAAAGTATAAGGTTGGAGATAAGGTTAAATTGAAGGTAAAATCTGTGCATTCCTTTGGAGCCTTTTTAGAATTTCCCGAAGGATTGGAAGGACTGCTTCCTGTATCTGAAATGGAAAATATAGAAAACATAAAGGTTGGGGATGAGGTTGAAGTGCGTATAATTGACATAATACCCAATTCAAAGATAACTTTAAGTGCAAAGGAAGAAAAGAAAACAGAAGAAATTATCACCGAAAGCTCTGAAAGCGGTTTTACTTTGGGAGAACTGCTAAGGAAAAAAATGAAGCTGTAA
- a CDS encoding HU family DNA-binding protein, which produces MTKRDIIQKCYNRMPNFSKSLIEKALNLMLKEICLSLSKGENVKIYGFGTWKRVKVKRKGKKEFGVKFKLSRKLLLYLNTPNVSTKIRK; this is translated from the coding sequence ATGACCAAAAGGGATATAATACAGAAATGTTATAATCGTATGCCTAATTTCTCAAAATCTCTAATTGAGAAAGCCTTAAACCTTATGCTTAAAGAAATATGCCTAAGCTTGAGCAAGGGTGAAAATGTTAAAATATACGGCTTTGGCACATGGAAGAGGGTAAAAGTAAAAAGGAAGGGTAAAAAAGAATTTGGTGTTAAGTTCAAACTTAGCAGGAAACTGCTATTATACTTGAATACTCCGAATGTAAGTACTAAAATAAGAAAATAA
- a CDS encoding bacterio-opsin activator encodes MNINFKLLDEDVETLVLRVFLKSIDLLGGLQNFVEHRRINWLPSLLLACYSVVLKEEYMKTEQEIAQRLKITPQTVKNILRADPSVEIVKTEKEGKDISVHTAGSIAKIAYRLVKYGLDDVRISLEFSKSTVKALDITWAYVILKKLKWNDFPIASPQDIKERLKKIYIKGRLAEEILEDLDYPINTPVELIKLIKENLKMYGLE; translated from the coding sequence ATGAATATAAATTTCAAACTGTTGGACGAGGATGTTGAAACACTCGTCCTAAGAGTTTTCCTAAAAAGTATAGACCTCCTGGGTGGTTTGCAAAATTTTGTTGAGCACAGAAGGATAAACTGGTTACCTTCACTTCTTCTGGCTTGCTATTCCGTTGTTCTTAAAGAAGAGTATATGAAAACAGAACAGGAGATAGCTCAGCGCTTGAAGATAACTCCTCAAACAGTAAAGAACATACTAAGAGCTGATCCGTCAGTGGAGATAGTTAAGACGGAAAAAGAGGGAAAGGATATAAGTGTTCATACCGCAGGGAGCATAGCAAAAATAGCTTACAGATTGGTAAAGTATGGTTTGGATGACGTTAGAATATCCTTAGAGTTTTCTAAGAGCACTGTGAAGGCTTTGGATATAACTTGGGCATACGTAATTCTAAAAAAGCTTAAATGGAATGACTTTCCCATAGCATCCCCTCAGGACATAAAAGAAAGGCTTAAAAAAATTTACATAAAGGGAAGGCTGGCGGAAGAAATATTAGAGGATCTTGATTATCCTATAAATACCCCTGTTGAGCTGATAAAACTCATAAAAGAAAACCTAAAAATGTATGGTCTTGAATGA
- a CDS encoding translocation/assembly module TamB domain-containing protein encodes MKYVGYLLLLILFIYFVFIKPYIILYKIEFKLEGIEINLRQRSLKLREFLLFIPKFRDSIYFLRINGFSMYGSKLEAKELSVITVSLRTAEKPFDYDFTHLTRILNKLNISLERAYVSVNSPKNFESITVFISNTYLNNRRLFSERPTIVYHIRNSKSEKIEIFVKEAYLDGPVFNLVSAQVASERYFFNLEGKWKGKKGNFTATGFINKLSGNIFSIDPIKVKASGYIDYTSIKANLEVQTDNLKIREKSYRDLKGKGSYTYIWRKKNYISLKFDGAGLEGILKYDISKNTLESVLDRLSVDKSLLSVKRNIAGVFSGNIFVDIQNKSVKLDGNIKNLVLDKIHLGTAIIRSKATYGQKNQGDIEFLSKMFDIRGRFYERDFAGKLRVKGFPYADDRLSAKVFYEGSLYYLRGILQSVGRGSAIDVSVSGINIGNLTFDLNLINPKYQIVAKGHNFQLHGTGSILEKSFDGNINLSRFSLKERELEISDLIGRVFVQAYGEKINLNGKVEGKLRREDLEVQGVSEFYLSKSEGKLGGEFVSNLRNIKYGDFEFKSGLLTGIIKNEEVSFSYKIEEKLKGSGKISFKDFSFSTQGQWQDKVGETLLNLAYKIQKSGDFIVGSAKGEAKIKDFLIPVDTNLQIRKDKIKVTFKEFRTRKGILTMDFGRINLEDGKINFEGASIRFNSEEIIKIPPSEGYFNLKARNLESEINIRGYAYGQAKLLYSPTSGFNLVSEGSIDLGKVSKLIRSKIKSTLVGNIYYYLNTDGKKWNLVLLSKEPIKLRSRYLGLPLVGNAYFFGDGKVFKGSANFVGNGSYFRMEAEGTEKRLTAEFRLEKIPVMYKDASLRGNVFLNGKGSLETDYSNLKLTSELSLGGMVDVQSFPKEKQHKKDGFSERISLDLKISSYEPLRVYLPEGYIYCFLDGYVKGTLGDPDYKIKFSFSGGELRYFNRKFHVKSGSYEFDKKRKEMDLVIASSLPEFVVLIDLKGDPDYPKVTLRSEPPKEPRQILTSLISGGGSAEGLISFGDVLTSQMPQMAGLTKGLEKTLGTEISISVSPKLDSSGEIGVSTKISKDVTDRLSVEYQYSSLKNPKESYVGGGAKISSGVSIGGRINSDRSKEVKLRIRGKFGF; translated from the coding sequence ATGAAGTATGTTGGATATTTACTTTTGCTTATTCTGTTTATCTACTTTGTATTCATAAAGCCCTACATAATACTTTACAAAATTGAATTCAAACTTGAAGGAATTGAAATAAACCTAAGGCAAAGAAGTCTCAAATTAAGAGAATTTCTACTTTTCATTCCCAAATTCAGAGACAGTATTTACTTTCTTAGGATAAACGGATTTAGTATGTACGGAAGTAAATTAGAAGCTAAGGAATTATCCGTTATAACAGTATCCCTAAGAACTGCTGAAAAACCTTTTGATTATGATTTTACACATCTCACAAGAATTCTAAATAAGCTTAACATTAGCTTAGAGAGAGCTTACGTTTCTGTAAATTCACCAAAAAACTTTGAAAGTATAACTGTATTCATCAGCAATACTTATTTGAATAACAGAAGGCTTTTTTCTGAAAGGCCCACAATTGTTTATCACATAAGAAATAGTAAATCAGAAAAAATTGAAATATTTGTCAAGGAAGCCTATTTGGATGGACCGGTTTTTAACTTGGTGTCAGCACAAGTTGCAAGCGAAAGGTACTTTTTTAACTTAGAAGGAAAGTGGAAAGGTAAAAAAGGAAACTTTACCGCCACAGGTTTTATAAACAAGCTTTCTGGAAACATTTTTAGTATTGATCCCATAAAGGTTAAGGCAAGCGGTTATATAGATTACACGAGCATAAAAGCAAACTTAGAAGTTCAAACTGACAATCTGAAAATAAGAGAAAAGTCTTATAGAGACCTAAAAGGTAAGGGTAGTTATACCTACATCTGGCGCAAAAAGAACTACATTTCACTCAAGTTTGATGGTGCTGGTTTGGAAGGAATTCTAAAATACGACATAAGCAAAAATACTTTGGAGTCTGTGTTAGACAGGTTATCCGTTGATAAAAGCTTACTTTCTGTAAAAAGAAACATTGCAGGGGTGTTTTCTGGAAACATTTTTGTGGATATTCAAAACAAAAGTGTTAAATTGGATGGGAATATAAAAAATTTAGTATTAGATAAAATACACCTTGGAACTGCAATAATAAGGTCAAAAGCTACCTATGGTCAAAAAAATCAAGGAGACATTGAGTTCCTTTCCAAAATGTTTGATATAAGGGGAAGGTTTTATGAAAGGGATTTTGCGGGGAAACTGCGTGTAAAGGGTTTTCCGTATGCGGACGACAGGTTGAGTGCAAAGGTTTTTTATGAAGGAAGTCTATACTACCTAAGGGGTATTCTGCAAAGTGTAGGGAGAGGTTCCGCTATAGACGTATCTGTAAGTGGCATAAATATAGGAAATTTAACGTTTGACTTAAACCTTATTAATCCTAAATATCAGATTGTAGCAAAGGGTCATAACTTCCAATTACATGGAACAGGAAGCATTTTAGAGAAGTCTTTTGATGGTAATATAAATCTAAGTAGATTTAGCTTAAAAGAAAGAGAGTTAGAGATTTCTGATTTAATCGGTCGTGTGTTTGTTCAAGCATATGGAGAAAAAATTAATTTAAATGGCAAAGTGGAGGGAAAACTAAGAAGGGAAGATTTGGAAGTGCAAGGTGTATCGGAGTTCTATCTTAGCAAGTCGGAAGGCAAACTTGGTGGGGAATTTGTTAGTAACCTAAGGAACATAAAATATGGAGATTTTGAATTTAAAAGTGGTTTGCTTACGGGAATAATAAAGAACGAAGAAGTAAGTTTTAGCTACAAGATAGAAGAAAAGCTAAAAGGTTCAGGGAAAATCTCTTTTAAAGATTTTAGCTTTAGCACTCAAGGACAATGGCAAGATAAAGTAGGAGAAACCCTATTAAATCTGGCATACAAAATACAAAAGTCTGGTGACTTTATTGTGGGAAGCGCTAAAGGAGAGGCTAAGATCAAGGACTTTCTAATTCCGGTAGATACCAACCTACAGATTAGGAAAGATAAAATAAAGGTAACTTTCAAGGAATTTAGAACTCGTAAGGGAATTCTAACTATGGACTTTGGAAGAATAAACTTAGAGGACGGAAAGATAAACTTTGAAGGTGCAAGTATTAGGTTTAACTCTGAAGAGATAATAAAGATACCTCCTTCAGAAGGTTATTTTAACCTTAAGGCAAGGAATCTTGAGTCCGAGATTAACATAAGGGGCTATGCTTACGGACAAGCCAAACTTCTTTATAGTCCTACTTCTGGTTTTAACTTGGTCTCCGAAGGCAGCATTGATTTGGGAAAGGTGTCTAAGCTAATTCGGAGCAAAATTAAAAGCACTCTGGTAGGAAATATTTATTACTACCTAAATACAGACGGAAAGAAGTGGAACCTGGTCCTTTTGTCAAAGGAACCGATTAAGCTTAGATCCAGATACTTGGGCTTGCCATTGGTAGGAAACGCTTACTTTTTTGGGGATGGAAAGGTATTCAAGGGGTCTGCAAACTTTGTGGGAAATGGATCCTACTTTAGAATGGAGGCAGAGGGAACGGAGAAGAGGTTGACCGCAGAGTTTCGTTTAGAAAAAATTCCTGTAATGTATAAGGACGCAAGCCTTAGGGGGAATGTGTTTCTAAACGGTAAAGGTAGTTTAGAAACAGATTACAGCAATCTTAAGCTAACTTCAGAACTTAGCTTGGGTGGCATGGTAGATGTGCAAAGTTTTCCAAAGGAGAAACAGCACAAGAAGGATGGATTTAGTGAGAGGATAAGCCTTGACCTAAAAATTTCTTCTTATGAGCCACTCAGAGTGTATTTGCCTGAAGGATACATCTACTGTTTCTTGGATGGGTATGTGAAAGGAACGCTGGGTGATCCCGACTACAAAATTAAATTCTCTTTCTCCGGTGGGGAGTTGAGGTATTTCAACAGAAAATTCCATGTAAAGTCGGGTAGTTATGAGTTTGACAAAAAAAGAAAAGAGATGGACCTTGTAATAGCATCTTCATTACCTGAGTTTGTGGTGTTGATAGACCTAAAAGGTGATCCAGATTATCCTAAGGTTACTCTGCGGTCTGAACCACCAAAGGAACCAAGACAAATACTAACCAGCCTGATCTCGGGCGGTGGAAGTGCGGAAGGTTTGATTTCTTTTGGAGACGTGCTAACTTCCCAAATGCCCCAAATGGCTGGTCTTACAAAAGGTTTAGAAAAAACCTTAGGCACGGAGATAAGCATTTCTGTTTCTCCCAAACTCGATAGCTCTGGGGAAATAGGTGTTTCAACAAAAATCTCGAAGGATGTAACGGACAGATTGTCTGTGGAATATCAGTATAGCAGTTTAAAAAACCCAAAAGAAAGCTATGTGGGTGGTGGTGCAAAAATCTCAAGCGGTGTTTCAATAGGTGGGCGTATCAATTCTGATAGATCTAAGGAGGTTAAGTTAAGGATTAGGGGTAAATTCGGCTTTTGA
- a CDS encoding CDP-alcohol phosphatidyltransferase family protein, with protein MNLPNLLSLTRLLLSPLMLFLDFYKALVLFVVLSTTDAIDGYIARKFKQETNLGMILDPLADKILILTALYVFTYKFYIIPPNLLFVLFLRDVLILLGSIHISLIKKTIPKSRPLGKLTTAYICVVIPFVVLFNIKITLYVAYFLLVLSFFDYLMVYLRLMNSKAEFTPNP; from the coding sequence ATGAATCTACCTAATCTACTTTCCTTAACCAGACTTTTGCTAAGCCCGTTGATGCTGTTTCTTGATTTTTACAAAGCTCTTGTTTTATTTGTTGTTTTATCAACAACAGACGCTATAGATGGCTACATTGCAAGAAAGTTCAAGCAAGAAACCAATTTAGGTATGATTCTTGATCCTCTTGCAGACAAAATACTTATACTTACAGCCTTATATGTATTTACTTACAAATTTTACATTATTCCTCCAAATCTTTTATTTGTGTTGTTCTTAAGGGATGTGCTCATATTACTTGGTAGCATTCACATATCTTTAATCAAAAAGACTATACCAAAGTCTAGACCCTTAGGTAAGCTAACCACCGCTTACATATGCGTCGTAATCCCTTTTGTAGTGTTGTTTAACATAAAAATCACACTTTACGTAGCATACTTTTTATTAGTTTTGTCATTTTTTGATTATCTAATGGTTTATCTGAGACTCATGAATTCAAAAGCCGAATTTACCCCTAATCCTTAA
- a CDS encoding MoaD/ThiS family protein, giving the protein MAVVVRIPTPLRRLTNGQGEVQVEARTIREAIEKLEELYPGFKERLLDENGELRKFVNLYLNDEDIRFLKGIDSELKDGDIISVVPAIAGGF; this is encoded by the coding sequence ATGGCTGTGGTGGTTAGGATTCCTACACCTCTTAGAAGGTTGACAAACGGACAAGGTGAAGTTCAAGTAGAGGCACGTACAATTAGAGAAGCTATAGAAAAGTTAGAAGAACTGTATCCTGGCTTTAAAGAGCGTTTGCTTGATGAAAACGGTGAGCTTAGAAAATTTGTAAATCTATATCTCAACGATGAAGACATAAGGTTTTTAAAAGGTATAGATTCTGAGCTGAAGGATGGAGACATAATCTCTGTGGTGCCAGCCATTGCTGGAGGCTTTTAA
- a CDS encoding MoaD/ThiS family protein: MRLSLHYRGKLIDLNFDKEEVTVRDILKKLNLSRDYAFVIVNGEIADENQVVSAQDEIRVVNAISGG, from the coding sequence ATGAGGCTATCTTTGCACTACAGAGGAAAATTAATAGACCTTAATTTTGATAAAGAAGAAGTCACAGTTAGGGATATACTTAAGAAGCTAAATCTATCAAGGGATTATGCCTTTGTGATAGTGAATGGAGAAATAGCAGACGAGAATCAAGTAGTTTCAGCGCAGGATGAGATAAGAGTAGTTAATGCAATTTCGGGAGGTTAA